In Metarhizium brunneum chromosome 3, complete sequence, a genomic segment contains:
- the sts1_1 gene encoding Delta(24(24(1)))-sterol reductase — protein MSLRARVNGHSNGETIDKQEKETTTFNDGQSEEFEFGGSLGALGLMIGFPILMWYMWIGATSYNGKLPLPKENETWAEFARHLVNLVYEGAFPTAKAWAIYWVFFVVEMLMYCYMPGVSMQGRPLPHENFKRLPYFCSAYTSFYATIVIVAVLHFTDVFPLYTVVDEFGSIMTVAILSGFINSFIVYFQAIIRNNTHRLTGHPIYDFFMGAELNPRIGILDFKMFYEVRIPWFILFLISCGTAAKQYDTYGYVSAEVLFLVMAHYLYANACAKGEELITSSWDMYFEKLGFMLTFWNMAGVPFSYCHCAIYFANHHPSEYRWNRYTLAALVVIYLFMYWMWDTSNSQKNAFRQMERQGKLTKRNTFPQLPWQIVRNPRTLETQAGERILIDGWFGIIRKPNYVPDMFFSFSWGLITGFKSPFPWFYSVFFMVMIIHRATRDIERCRRKYGDAWKQYEKEVPYLFIPYVI, from the exons ATGAGCCTCCGAGCCAGAGTCAACGGCCACTCCAACGGCGAAACCATCGATAAGCAAGAAAAGGAGACAACCACTTTCAACGATGGCCAATCTGAAGAATTCGAGTTTGGCGGCTCTCTTGGCGCCCTCGGACTCATGATTGGATTCCCCATCCTCATGTGGTACATGTGGATTGGTGCAACGTCTTACAATGGCAAACTGCCCTTGCCCAAGGAAAACGAGACCTGGGCCGAATTCGCTCGCCATCTCGTCAACCTCGTCTACGAGGGCGCCTTTCCTACCGCCAAAGCATGGGCCATCTACTGGGTATTCTTTGTCGTCGAAATGCTCATGTACTGCTATATGCCTGGTGTGTCCATGCAGGGACGGCCCTTGCCACACGAGAACTTCAAGCGTTTGCCGTACTTTTGCTCGGCGTATACCAGCTTCTACGCCACTATTGTCATTGTCGCCGTCCTGCATTTCACAGACGTCTTTCCCCTGTATACTGTTGTGGATGAGTTTGGTTCCATCATGACGGTAGCTATTCTGTCCGGGTTCATCAATAGCTTCATCGTGTACTTTCAGGCCATTATTCGCAATAACACGCACCGGCTTACAGGACACCCCATCTACGATTTCTTCATGGGCGCAGAGCTGAATCCTCGcatcggcatcctcgacTTTAAGATGTTTTATGAAGTTCGCATCCCGTGGTTTATTCTGTTTCTGATCTCGTGCGGCACGGCGGCGAAGCAATACGACACGTATGGATACGTCTCTGCAGAAGTGCTGTTTCTCGTCATGGCACACTATCTCTACGCCAACGCATGCGCCAAGGGAGAAGAGCTCATCACCTCGAGCTG GGACATGTActttgagaagctgggcTTCATGCTCACGTTTTGGAACATGGCCGGCGTGCCGTTTAGCTACTGCCACTGCGCAATCTACtttgccaaccaccaccccTCCGAGTACCGCTGGAACCGATACACTCTGGCGGCCCTCGTCGTTATCTACCTCTTCATGTACTGGATGTGGGACACGTCCAACAGTCAGAAGAACGCGTTCCGTCAGATGGAGCGTCAGGGCAAGCTGACCAAGCGCAATACCTTCCCCCAACTTCCTTGGCAAATTGTCAGGAACCCTCGAACTCTGGAAACGCAGGCCGGCGAGCGCATCTTGATTGACGGCTGGTTTGGTATAATTAGAAAGCCAAACTATGTGCCGGACATGTTCTTTTCATTCTCGTGGGGATTGATTACCGGCTTCAA GAGCCCATTCCCCTGGTTTTACTCGGTCTTCTTCATGGTCATGATTATCCACCGTGCTACGAGGGATATCGAGCGGTGCCGACGCAAGTATGGTGATGCCTGGAAGCAGTATGAGAAGGAAGTGCCTTACCTCTTCATCCCG TATGTCATCTAA